The Dethiosulfovibrio russensis genome window below encodes:
- a CDS encoding 2-hydroxycarboxylate transporter family protein — protein sequence MTVQTDRKSFTIWGLSPVLFAVCLGLVILAMYIGKLPKGMIGALAAMMTMGAIMDKIGDKTPVVNEYLGGAPLVCIFGTAALVYFGVMPDSTVKIITDFMKGGGFLNFYIAALICGSILGISSDLLIKAGARYAAPLLAAVLVSCGLAAVVAGMIGYGWQQGIMHIAMPIMGGGMGAGAVPMSQIFSTITKMDTKDILSILIPALALGNVMSIVAAGLLDKLGKARPSLTGNGHLMKDFKVEKEEEITPNIEMMGVGVMVSCVFFILGVLLNKVVPMIHSYALMIIAVAMCKIFNLVPDSVQKSCNMWYKFVAKNFTAALLVGIGVAYTDLGAVINAVSIQYIVLVAVVVFGAVVGAGFAGMAVGFNFVESAITAGLCMANMGGTGDVAVLSAAKRMELMPFAQISSRLGGALILILVSLLLPVLG from the coding sequence ATGACCGTGCAGACGGATAGAAAGAGTTTTACCATCTGGGGGCTTTCCCCCGTTCTTTTCGCGGTGTGTCTGGGGCTCGTGATCCTGGCGATGTATATAGGAAAACTGCCCAAGGGAATGATAGGGGCCCTGGCTGCCATGATGACCATGGGCGCTATCATGGACAAGATCGGGGACAAAACCCCCGTGGTCAACGAATATCTAGGAGGGGCTCCTCTTGTCTGTATATTCGGAACGGCAGCCCTGGTATATTTCGGCGTCATGCCCGATTCCACCGTCAAGATAATCACCGATTTCATGAAGGGCGGGGGGTTCCTCAATTTCTACATAGCGGCACTGATATGCGGAAGCATACTCGGAATAAGCTCGGATCTGCTTATAAAGGCAGGAGCTAGATACGCCGCTCCTTTGTTGGCGGCGGTGCTGGTTTCCTGTGGTCTGGCAGCCGTGGTGGCAGGTATGATAGGCTATGGATGGCAGCAGGGTATAATGCACATAGCAATGCCTATAATGGGAGGCGGCATGGGAGCCGGTGCGGTGCCGATGTCCCAGATATTCAGCACCATAACCAAGATGGATACCAAGGATATACTGTCCATACTTATCCCGGCCCTGGCCCTGGGTAACGTTATGTCCATCGTGGCGGCCGGACTGTTGGACAAACTGGGCAAGGCTCGTCCTTCCCTGACCGGCAACGGACACCTCATGAAGGACTTCAAGGTGGAGAAAGAAGAGGAGATAACTCCGAACATAGAGATGATGGGAGTAGGCGTAATGGTTTCCTGCGTTTTCTTCATTCTGGGAGTTCTTTTGAACAAAGTGGTGCCTATGATCCATTCCTACGCCCTAATGATAATAGCGGTAGCTATGTGCAAGATATTCAACCTCGTTCCCGATTCGGTCCAGAAGAGCTGTAATATGTGGTATAAGTTCGTGGCCAAGAACTTTACCGCCGCGCTTCTCGTGGGTATAGGGGTGGCCTATACCGACCTCGGAGCGGTCATAAACGCCGTGTCTATTCAGTATATAGTCCTGGTGGCGGTCGTGGTATTCGGAGCTGTCGTCGGGGCGGGATTTGCCGGGATGGCAGTGGGCTTCAACTTCGTCGAGTCGGCCATAACCGCCGGTCTCTGTATGGCCAACATGGGGGGAACCGGGGACGTCGCGGTTCTGTCCGCGGCCAAGAGGATGGAGCTTATGCCCTTCGCTCAGATATCCTCACGTCTCGGAGGTGCTCTGATTTTGATATTGGTAAGCCTGTTGCTTCCCGTGCTGGGATAG